From a single Porites lutea chromosome 10, jaPorLute2.1, whole genome shotgun sequence genomic region:
- the LOC140950354 gene encoding uncharacterized protein, whose amino-acid sequence MSKRRVILWTAPRCVSTAFERSIMTLKNSKILHEPYSAAHYFGPERQSPRYAAQETNQQATYRSISKLLQKEHDGSDFVFTKEMAYCVENKFHIFTEEGFKDFQHTFLIRHPLKAVYSLYKASTNPKLTGWDYFDPAEAGFRQMAELCDFVERHIHSNPIVVDADDLLDYPTEMMQSYCEAVGLEFEENMTSWEPGPVPEWDVWAGWHEDALKSSGFKARVKKNRSRPCAVFDVEDLPPEVAAVVEECMPCYESLSAKKLLPKNIPVF is encoded by the coding sequence ATGTCTAAACGTCGTGTTATTCTTTGGACTGCACCACGATGTGTTTCAACCGCGTTTGAGAGATCGATAATGACGCTCAAGAATTCAAAAATTTTACACGAGCCTTACTCAGCAGCCCATTATTTCGGCCCAGAGAGACAAAGCCCTAGATACGCAGCCCAAGAGACCAACCAGCAGGCAACCTACCGCTCAATAAGTAAACTGCTTCAGAAAGAGCACGACGGAAGTGATTTCGTCTTCACCAAAGAAATGGCTTACTGCGTGGAAAACAAGTTCCACATCTTCACAGAAGAAGGTTTTAAGGACTTTCAACACACATTTCTGATCCGCCATCCTCTTAAGGCAGTATACTCATTGTACAAAGCTTCTACAAACCCGAAGCTCACGGGATGGGATTACTTCGATCCCGCAGAAGCGGGATTTCGCCAGATGGCGGAGCTGTGTGACTTTGTCGAGAGGCACATTCACAGCAACCCCATAGTCGTGGACGCAGACGATTTGTTGGATTATCCCACTGAAATGATGCAGAGCTACTGTGAAGCTGTTGGATTAGAGTTTGAAGAGAACATGACCTCCTGGGAACCAGGGCCGGTTCCTGAATGGGATGTTTGGGCCGGATGGCATGAAGATGCACTGAAGAGTTCTGGGTTCAAAGCTAGAGTCAAGAAGAACAGAAGTCGCCCATGCGCTGTGTTCGATGTTGAAGATCTCCCACCGGAAGTGGCGGCTGTTGTGGAAGAGTGCATGCCTTGCTATGAATCGCTATCAGCGAAAAAACTTCTACCCAAGAACATTCCAGTTTTTTAA
- the LOC140950928 gene encoding activating signal cointegrator 1 complex subunit 1-like, producing the protein MFLLKLWSFLITMDVMKPTLINIGGRCYRKMPFEQKIEPYTEQASNSGQRNDEEEVMWDDEACDAFGLVEKTDEGYKLSMEMPSSLHRFIIGRRGETKRKIEKDTGTRIWIPRQGQEGDVVITGPQRSGVVGARSRIEVITESARQKIPFTHFLCFPLYESNLEKKVDEFKVRVLKDCFECRGIDASIFQLPSKIHLTIGMLTLLSDKDVKNAADLLSECYQELVREYLQDTAVEIELKGVEYMNDDPAEVDVLYAKVLPKDGSDRLQRLADAIVERFVSKGLMKKQYDQVKLHATVMNSKLRNTDEQTPAKKSRTDVPPRFVKKLSFDARKIISLFEDFSFGEYHLGTIHLSTRGRYDAEGHYECAASVPLP; encoded by the exons ATGTTTCTTTTGAAACTGTGGAGTTTCTTAATTACCATGGATGTAATGAAGCCAACTCTGATAAACATAGGAGGAAGATGTTACCGAAAAATGCCGTTTGAGCAGAAAATCGAACCCTATACTGAACAGGCTTCGAACTCAGGCCAAAGAAATGACGAAG AGGAGGTAATGTGGGATGATGAAGCTTGCGATGCATTTGGTTTGGTTGAAAAAACTGATGAAGGTTATAAGCTGTCGATGGAAATGCCAAGTTCGCTCCATCGATTTATTATTGGAAGAAGAGGGGAAACaaagaggaaaatagagaaagacaCTGGTACACGTATCTGGATTCCTAGACAGGGCCAGGAAGGAGACGTAG TGATAACGGGACCCCAAAGGAGTGGTGTAGTGGGGGCAAGAAGCCGCATTGAAGTAATAACGGAATCTGCAAGACAAAAGATTCCTTTTAcacattttttgtgttttccttTGTATGAAAGCAACTTGGAAAAGAAAGTTGATGAGTTCAAAGTAAGAGTACTCAAGGATTGTTTTGAG TGCCGAGGAATAGATGCAAGTATATTCCAACTACCAAGCAAAATTCACTTGACCATCGGCATGCTGACTTTGTTGAGTGACAAAGATGTG AAAAATGCAGCAGACTTATTGTCAGAATGCTACCAAGAACTTGTCAG GGAGTATTTGCAGGACACTGCTGTTGAAATAGAACTTAAAGGTGTAGAGTACATGAACGATGATCCGGCGGAGGTCGATGTTTTGTATGCAAAAGTTCTCCCCAAAGATGGCTCGGACAG GCTCCAAAGGCTGGCTGATGCAATTGTTGAGAGATTTGTATCCAAGGGTttgatgaaaaaacaatatGACCAAGTCAAGCTACACGCAACTGTCATGAATTCCAAACTGCGCAACACTGATGAACAAACCCCAGCTAAGAAAAGCCGAACAGATGTGCCCCCCAGATTTGTAAAGAAATTATCATTTGATGCAAGGAAAATTATTTCG TTATTTGAAGACTTCAGCTTTGGTGAATACCATCTAGGCACAATTCATCTGTCTACAAGAGGACGCTATGATGCCGAGGGACATTATGAATGTGCTGCATCTGTCCCCTTACCTTGA